A window of the Phragmites australis chromosome 20, lpPhrAust1.1, whole genome shotgun sequence genome harbors these coding sequences:
- the LOC133901378 gene encoding transcription factor WRKY19-like yields the protein MESNGGLVVTELSHIKELVRQLEVHLGRSPELCKHLVSQIFFLTERSIVMITSSNLDGGRKRSAADAGLASATPSPLSNVADVPFKTIKKRKMMEKRKHQVRVNSAGGGESRVDDGHSWRKYGQKEILGAKHPRGYYRCTHRHSQGCAATKQVQRTDDDPALFDVIYHGKHTCVQRAAAAGAGQPAAATQSPEHNPDAHSLLQSLSANLTVKTDGLSMAVEPQGWSTASATPFCFSSTPASGDLAREWSTFFAASTPENWGVSPATSDSNNVVSLPPLDAAEHAEWRAQSEHQEMVSALVEAATSAPEPTVDMDFVDEFFNLDPSIENLDPSILSYFANP from the exons atggagagcaATGGAGGCCTGGTGGTGACGGAACTGAGCCACATCAAGGAGCTGGTGAGGCAGCTGGAGGTGCACCTGGGCCGGTCGCCCGAGCTCTGCAAGCATCTGGTCTCGCAGATCTTCTTCCTCACCGAGAGGTCCATCGTCATGATCACCTCTTCCAACCTCGACGGCGGCCGGAAGCGGTCCGCAGCCGACGCCGGCCTCGCATCGGCGACGCCTAGTCCCCTCAGTAACGTCGCGGACGTGCCTTTCAAGACCATCAAGAAGAG GAAGATGATGGAGAAGCGGAAGCATCAGGTGAGGGTGAACTCCGCAGGAGGCGGCGAGAGCCGGGTCGACGACGGCCACAGCTGGAGGAAGTATGGCCAGAAGGAGATTCTTGGAGCCAAGCACCCAAG GGGTTACTACCGGTGCACGCACCGCCACTCCCAGGGATGCGCGGCGACGAAGCAGGTGCAGCGCACTGACGACGACCCGGCGCTCTTCGACGTGATCTACCATGGCAAGCACACATGTGTtcagagggcggcggcggcgggggcaggGCAGCCGGCCGCGGCCACGCAGTCGCCGGAGCACAACCCGGATGCGCACAGCCTCCTGCAGAGCCTGAGCGCGAACCTGACAGTGAAGACTGACGGGCTGAGCATGGCGGTGGAGCCACAGGGCTGGAGCACCGCCAGTGCCACGCCATTCTGCTTCTCCTCGACGCCGGCCAGCGGCGACCTCGCGCGGGAGTGGAGCACGTTCTTTGCAGCATCGACGCCGGAAAACTGGGGCGTGTCGCCGGCAACCTCGGACTCTAACAACGTCGTCTCCTTACCGCCGTTGGATGCCGCCGAACACGCCGAGTGGCGAGCACAGTCCGAACACCAAGAAATGGTGTCCGCACTCGTCGAGGCCGCCACAAGCGCGCCGGAGCCCACCGTGGACATGGACTTCGTCGACGAGTTCTTCAACCTCGATCCAAGCATCGAAAACCTCGATCCAAGCATTTTAAGCTACTTTGCCAATCCATAA
- the LOC133901379 gene encoding transcription factor WRKY19-like — protein MKSVDGNGGSRLVVTELSHIKQLVKQLEVHLGGSPDLCKHLASQISSLTERSIAMITSYNLDGGRKQYAADAGPVSATPSPLSDVADVPFKTTKKRKMMEKRKHQVRVSSAGGGESPVDDGHSWRKYGQKEILGAKHPRGYYRCTHRHSQGCAATKQVQRTDEDPTLFDVIYHGAHTCVQRRAGTDQAPAATPLPEHNPEAHSLLQSLSSTLTVKTEGLAVAAVHQSWSATTPFCFSSTPVSGCLAPEHSPFSEPETPENWGVSPAASDSNYVVSFAPFGAVAREAEWRAQSELQEVVSAAGMDFADEFFNLDPSILSYFANPDEE, from the exons ATGAAGAGCGTGGACGGAAATGGAGGCAGCCGGCTGGTGGTGACGGAGTTGAGCCACATCAAGCAGCTGGTGAAGCAGCTGGAGGTGCACCTGGGCGGGTCGCCCGACCTCTGCAAGCACCTGGCATCGCAGATCTCCTCCCTCACCGAGCGGTCCATCGCCATGATCACATCCTACAACCTCGACGGCGGCCGGAAGCAGTACGCAGCTGACGCCGGCCCCGTCTCGGCAACGCCCAGCCCACTCAGTGACGTCGCCGACGTGCCTTTCAAAACCACCAAGAAGAG GAAGATGATGGAGAAGCGGAAGCATCAGGTGAGGGTGAGttcggcgggcggcggcgagaGCCCGGTCGACGACGGCCACAGCTGGAGGAAGTACGGCCAGAAGGAGATTCTTGGAGCCAAGCACCCAAG GGGCTACTACCGGTGCACGCACCGCCACTCTCAGGGATGCGCGGCGACGAAGCAGGTGCAGCGCACCGACGAGGACCCGACGCTTTTCGACGTGATCTACCACGGCGCCCACACCTGCGTTCAGAGAAGGGCGGGAACAGACCAGGCCCCCGCGGCAACACCGCTGCCGGAGCACAACCCGGAGGCGCACAGCCTCCTGCAGAGCCTGAGCTCGACCCTGACTGTGAAGACTGAAGGTCTGGCCGTGGCCGCGGTGCACCAGAGCTGGAGCGCCACCACGCCCTTCTGCTTCTCCTCAACGCCGGTGAGCGGTTGCCTGGCGCCTGAGCACAGCCCGTTCTCCGAGCCGGAGACGCCGGAGAACTGGGGCGTCTCCCCGGCAGCCTCGGACTCGAACTACGTTGTCTCGTTCGCGCCGTTCGGTGCGGTGGCCAGGGAGGCGGAGTGGCGGGCGCAGTCCGAGCTCCAAGAAGTGGTCTCCGCCGCGGGCATGGACTTCGCCGACGAGTTCTTCAACCTCGATCCAAGCATTTTAAGCTACTTCGCCAATCCTGATGAAGAATAG